In a genomic window of Punica granatum isolate Tunisia-2019 chromosome 6, ASM765513v2, whole genome shotgun sequence:
- the LOC116211435 gene encoding AAA-ATPase At5g17760-like, giving the protein MFSAREFMSSPSPSSLFSAYASLMASMMLARTILNDLIPRPIQAYLIALFRRFFKGKTSQLTLVIEENGGGLTWNEIFGAAELYLGTKIGPHTDRLKIDKCPGKKRISIRLDNNEKLTDSYDGIELKWKFVCVEQERGNNRDISRTGSEIRRFFELSFDKKHKEKILSSYVPYILERAKEIRKTDRVLKMFTLGKGRGSNWESINLEHPSTFETLAMEPEQKEALKEDLIRFLNRKEFYKRVGRAWKRGYLLYGLPGTGKSSLVAAMANYLKFDVYDLQLSNIVSDSDLRKLLLVIASRSILVIEDIDCSIDLPDRLPTSEENSKNNIRPQLTLSGLLNFIDGLWSSCGNERIIIFTTNHVDKLDPALLRPGRMDMHIQMSYCTFHGFMLLASNYLGISEANLHHRYCHVLEEIKGLIVETKVTPAEVAEEFMKNEDPEVALDGIAQLFRKKIMEGQDLIGAQETES; this is encoded by the exons ATGTTCTCCGCCAGGGAATTCATGTCCTCGCCCTCGCCCTCCTCACTCTTCTCAGCCTACGCATCGCTCATGGCATCGATGATGCTCGCTCGCACCATCCTAAATGACCTTATTCCCAGACCAATCCAAGCATACCTCATCGCACTCTTTCGCCGCTTCTTCAAGGGCAAAACCAGCCAACTGACCCTAGTCATAGAAGAGAATGGTGGTGGCCTGACCTGGAACGAGATCTTTGGTGCTGCCGAGCTTTATCTCGGCACAAAGATTGGGCCTCACACGGACCGCCTTAAGATTGACAAGTGCCCAGGCAAGAAAAGGATATCGATCCGCCTCGACAATAACGAGAAGCTAACTGACTCCTACGATGGGATCGAGCTGAAGTGGAAGTTCGTGTGCGTAGAGCAGGAGAGGGGCAACAATAGGGACATCTCTAGGACGGGCTCCGAGATTCGGAGGTTTTTCGAGCTTAGCTTCGATAAGAAGCACAAGGAGAAGATATTGAGCTCTTATGTGCCTTACATACTGGAAAGGGCAAAGGAAATTAGGAAAACGGATCGAGTCCTAAAAATGTTTACGCTTGGAAAGGGCAGAGGCTCTAACTGGGAGTCCATTAACCTTGAGCACCCTTCAACCTTTGAGACCCTGGCGATGGAGCCGGAGCAAAAGGAAGCGTTGAAGGAGGACTTGATCCGGTTCTTGAACCGGAAAGAGTTCTACAAGCGGGTCGGACGGGCCTGGAAGCGTGGGTATCTGTTGTACGGCCTGCCTGGGACTGGGAAATCGAGCTTGGTCGCCGCCATGGCGAACTACCTCAAGTTCGATGTCTACGACCTCCAGCTCTCCAACATCGTGAGCGACTCAGACCTGAGGAAGCTCTTGCTGGTCATAGCGAGCCGGTCCATCCTCGTGATCGAGGACATTGATTGCAGCATCGACCTGCCGGACCGCCTGCCCACCAGTGAAGAAAATAGCAAGAACAACATCAGGCCACAG TTGACACTTTCTGGGCTCCTGAACTTCATAGATGGGCTGTGGTCGAGCTGCGGCAATGAAAggataataatattcacaaCGAACCATGTGGATAAGCTCGATCCGGCCCTGCTCCGCCCCGGGCGAATGGACATGCACATCCAGATGTCCTACTGCACGTTCCATGGCTTCATGCTTTTAGCCTCCAACTACCTTGGGATCTCTGAGGCCAACCTGCACCACCGCTACTGCCATGTGCTCGAAGAGATCAAGGGCCTAATTGTGGAGACCAAGGTGACCCCGGCCGAAGTTGCGGAGGAGTTCATGAAGAATGAGGATCCTGAAGtcgccctcgatgggattgcACAGCTCTTCAGGAAAAAGATAATGGAAGGTCAAGATTTAATTGGGGCCCAGGAAACGGAAAGTTAG